In Desulfatiglans anilini DSM 4660, the sequence AGCACTGGATCGGGCGATGAGCTCCCCTGGCCGACCCTCCCCCATTGCAGTGGATGTTTTCAGTGCATCCAGTTCTTCGATCAAAAGCCCTTCTTTCATGGTGAGTGATGTGAGCAGGCCAGCGAACTCGCTCTCGCAGCCGGGGGCGACGCTGACCGAGATCAGCGCCTCCCGGGGGTCGAGGGTCGTCACAGCTGCCATTCCGTCGTAGGATTCGAGCGTGTAGCGGATATAGCTGATTTCACGGCGTTCGACCCGGAAAATGCGTCTAGTTGTCTCTTTTTCCATTGTAGGTGGCGCCGCCCCACATCAGCTTGCGGCGCAGGAGTTTGAAGTAGTTGTGATAGGGCGGCAACAGCAGCCGGATCCCCTGACCGGCTTCGGCAATGGAGACCCTGTCTCCGTACTGCAGTTCAAACCCGATCTGCCCGTCGAAGGTCAACAAGACCCGTTCCTCGCTTTCCTTCCCCATCGTGATGTGGATCGTCGTATCCCGGCTAGGTACGATGATCGGGCGGTTGGTCAGCGTGAAGGGACAAATGGGCGCCAGGATGAAGCAGGCGAGCGTGGGATAGACAATCGGCCCCCCCGCAGATAGATTGTAGGCGGTCGATCCGGTAGGCGTGGAGATGATGAGTCCGTCGGCGCGAAAGGTTGTCAGCGGAGCGTCGTTGATCCGGACATCGAGATCGATGATCCGCGCCAGCGCCCCCTTGTTGATGACGACATCGTTCAGGACCTGGAAACGGCAAACCTCCCCGCCCCCGCGATGCACGCGTGTTTCAAGCATGGAGCGCCTTTCCACCTCCAGGCGGCCGGCGACCATCAGGTCGATGACGGTGTAAAGGTCGCGGAGCGGGGTCGCGGTGAGGAAGCCCAGTCCACCGAGATTGATTCCAAGGAGGGGAACGCCGTAGCGTCCCACCCGCCTGGCTGCACCCAGCAGCGTCCCATCGCCGCCAAGGACCACCACCCAGTCGACCGTTTTGGGTATCGAGGTCGTTTCCTCCTCCGGGTGGTAGCGGGAGCCCACCGCAACCATCTCTTCGGTGTAGACCTGGATGCGGCGGTTCCGGAACCATTCTTCGAGCTCCCTCGCCGCCTGCCGCGCCGGTTCATGGTGGTGTTTAAAAATAATGCCAACCGAGGATCCCGGTTTCGTCAGGGTCTGCAGATTATCGTTCATCGGCTCCGCTCGCAGGGGTGTCGGCGGCCTTTTCCTGCTCCTGCGCCGGGAAAATCGGCACAATGGCGAAGCGGTTCACGTCGACGAGCCCCCGATCCGTCAGCTTGAGTTCCGGAATGACGGGCAGCGCAAGAAAAGACAGCGCCATGAAGGGTTCCGAGACCGCTGCGCCCAGCTCGGATGCAGCCTCTTTGACCGCCCTGATCTTTTGTACGAGTCCTTCAAATGGTGCACGGGTCATCAGCCCCGCTACCTCCAGCGGCAGCTCTGCGAGGACGCGGTCTCCGACGGCCGCCGCCAGGCCGCCGCCGATCTCCCGCAGGCGCGTGACCGCACAGTGGATCGAGGCATCGTCAACGCCGACAGCGATCACGTTGTGGGAATCGTGAGCCACGGAGGATGCCAACGCACCCTGCTTGAGGCCGAAGCCACGGACCAGTCCGAGCCCGATCCTTCCGCTCTCCCTGTGCCGCTCGAATACGCAGAGCTTCAGGGTATCATTGGCGACGTCGGTCTGCACCCTGCCTTGCGCGGCCGGAACAGGGCTGAGAAGGGCCCGGGTGATCAGTTCCCCTGGAACCAACTCGATCACGCGGGCG encodes:
- a CDS encoding NAD(+)/NADH kinase — protein: MNDNLQTLTKPGSSVGIIFKHHHEPARQAARELEEWFRNRRIQVYTEEMVAVGSRYHPEEETTSIPKTVDWVVVLGGDGTLLGAARRVGRYGVPLLGINLGGLGFLTATPLRDLYTVIDLMVAGRLEVERRSMLETRVHRGGGEVCRFQVLNDVVINKGALARIIDLDVRINDAPLTTFRADGLIISTPTGSTAYNLSAGGPIVYPTLACFILAPICPFTLTNRPIIVPSRDTTIHITMGKESEERVLLTFDGQIGFELQYGDRVSIAEAGQGIRLLLPPYHNYFKLLRRKLMWGGATYNGKRDN